The following are encoded in a window of Rosa chinensis cultivar Old Blush chromosome 4, RchiOBHm-V2, whole genome shotgun sequence genomic DNA:
- the LOC112200079 gene encoding flavanone 3-dioxygenase 2: protein MEKLVSSWYNNVQPLPETYIFPPDARPGKLSTLPSSDNIPVINLGGGGAEGHDRTRIVEQILGASQEFGFFQVINHGISENLLHDTMDVFREFFALPPEDKASFFSEDPNKLCRLITSTGNYDRENVHLWRDALRHPCHALEKFIPLWPQQPLKYREHVDKCSTQVRKVALNILDSISEGLGIGYGHFSDELSQETLLSVNHYPPCPDPSLTLGITKHCDPNLITILLQGDVHGLQVFKDGKWIGVDRGGGK from the exons ATGGAGAAGCTTGTTTCTAGCTGGTACAATAATGTTCAACCCCTGCCCGAGACTTACATATTCCCACCAGATGCAAGACCGGGGAAGCTTAGCACTCTTCCTTCATCTGACAACATTCCAGTGATTAatcttggtggtggtggagcaGAAGGTCATGATCGAACTCGTATAGTTGAGCAAATACTTGGGGCTAGCCAAGAGTTCGGGTTTTTTCAG GTAATCAACCATGGCATATCAGAAAATTTGTtgcatgacaccatggatgtgTTCAGGGAGTTTTTTGCTTTGCCTCCAGAAGACAAGGCAAGCTTCTTCTCTGAGGACCCCAACAAACTCTGCAGGCTCATAACTAGCACCGGAAATTATGACAGGGAGAATGTTCATCTTTGGCGCGATGCCCTTCGACACCCTTGTCACGCTTTAGAAAAATTCATTCCACTTTGGCCTCAACAACCGCTTAAATATCG AGAGCATGTTGACAAATGTTCCACCCAAGTGAGGAAAGTAGCTTTGAACATTTTAGACTCGATCAGTGAAGGACTTGGGATTGGATATGGGCACTTCAGCGATGAACTTAGCCAAGAGACTCTACTCTCAGTTAATCATTATCCACCTTGTCCAGATCCAAGTTTGACATTAGGAATAACTAAACACTGTGATCCAAACCTCATCACAATTTTACTTCAAGGGGATGTACATGGCCTTCAGGTTTTTAAGGATGGGAAATGGATTGGTGTGGACAGGGGCGGAGGGAAGTAG
- the LOC112199876 gene encoding protein RDM1, protein MKRSHPSNDQVDVISSDDSSSSDAEMEVTTEYVSKQLTSEDALMRRAEMYQEYMKHVPIPTHRGSVIPFTSWMGLGKSIKQLYGQPLHYLTNIQLKQWDQLRIGSEDEYRPLDAIIHPCKAEATIWLIEEVHRNTSSHHHVANLWLSDPMHHAFVDSIFPQLDSRS, encoded by the exons ATGAAGAGGTCACATCCATCAAATGACCAGGTTGATGTTATATCATCAGATGACTCGTCTTCCTCAGATGCAGAGATGGAAGTCACTACTGAGTATGTTAGCAAGCAGTTAACATCTGAAG ATGCTCTGATGAGAAGGGCAGAGATGTATCAGGAGTACATGAAGCACGTCCCAATCCCAACACACCGTGGCTCTGTTATTCCGTTTACCTCATGGATGGGTTTAGGGAAATCCATTAAGCAGCTTTATGGACAACCTTTGCATTATCTCACCAATATTCAGCTAAAACAGTGGGACCAATTGAGGATCGGCAGTGAAGACGAATACAGGCCCTTGGATGCCATTATTCATCCCTGTAAAGCCGAAGCCACCATCTGGCTCATTGAAGAAGTTCACCGAAACACCTCATCTCATCATCATGTAGCCAATCTGTGGCTATCAGATCCGATGCACCATGCTTTTGTTGATTCCATCTTTCCCCAATTAGACAGCCGCTCGTGA
- the LOC121052824 gene encoding nucleolin-like: MPRTKRPQFSCIFEENMDETQRSEEQTLRQRMEVIKSRKSSRRKEETSSNDEEVEEEGEETEEEEEVQEEGEETEEQKEEEEEEKEEEEEEDDDRETTQRFYVQTRSLRSKKKQEYDEDEAEQPTKKKIKREKSNTKEEKTKKGERRNTKTTEKAKIQWKQQKCTLSAFWRLIDTYREKIPKGAWDILSTTVFWGMIRPFYEKKLTETQLHKHEADLEIILKYFDVKKAKFVFGETKMEITLQDINELFDLPTTGIEWDLSKKVLKEEWKASSIFDVNMRKEIVIKPDLENKLSKELGKKKNADPKIIAALLIMYLFNAFFFSRTSTTLTWDLINACEDIDNINSFNWAKMVLDFLLDGLQSTGSWRRPRSETGFQEWRMRNRDL, translated from the exons ATGCCAAGAACCAAACGACCACAATTCAGCTGCATCTTTGAAGAAAATATGGACGAAACACAAAGATCAGAAGAACAAACACTTCGGCAAAGGATGGAAGTGATAAAGTCTAGGAAGTCATcacgaagaaaagaagaaacttcTAGTAATGAcgaagaagtagaagaagaaggagaagaaacagaggaggaagaagaagtacaagaagaaggagaagaaacagaggaacaaaaagaagaagaagaagaagagaaggaggaagaggaggaggaggatgatgacCGAGAAACAACACAAAGGTTTTATGTGCAGACAAGGAGTCTAAGGAGCAAAAAGAAACAAGAGTATGATGAAGACGAGGCCGAACAGCCAACGAAAAAGAAGATCAAACGGGAAAAGTCAAACACGAAAGAGGAAAAGACAAAGAAAGGGGAAAGGAGGAACACAAAGACAACAGAAAAGGCAAAGATCCAGTGGAAGCAACAGAAATGCACTCTAAGTGCTTTCTGGAGATTGATTGACACATATAGAGAGAAAATACCTAAAGGGGCTTGGGATATTTTGAGTACTACTGTATTTTGGGGGATGATCAGACCATTCTATGAGAAGAAGCTTACAGAAACTCAGCTCCACAAACATGAGGCCGACTTGGAGATTATACTGAAGTACTTTGATGTTAAAAAAGCCAAGTTTGTGTTTGGggagacaaaaatggaaataacATTGCAGGACATAAATGAATTGTTTGACCTGCCAACAACTGGTATTGAATGGGACCTGAGCAAGAAGGTGCTCAAGGAGGAATGGAAGGCATCTTCGATATTTGACGTCAACATGAGGAAAGAAATAGTAATAAAACCTGATCTGGAAAACAAACTCAGCAAGGAGCTCGGCAAGAAGAAGAACGCTGATCCTAAGATAATTGCGGCACTGCTTATCATGTACCTCTTCAATGCATTCTTCTTCAGCAGGACATCAACAACCTTGACATGGGACCTCATCAACGCTTGTGAAGACATAGATAACATAAACAGTTTCAATTGGGCCAAGATGGTACTAGATTTTCTGCTGGATGGCCTTCAGAG TACTGGTTCTTGGAGAAGACCAAGATCAGAAACTGGATTCCAGGAATGGAGGATGAGAAACCGAGATTTGTGA